The genomic DNA TGACGGGCTGGCGCTGGCTCCTGGTGCTGCTCGCGGTCGGGTTCCTGGCCCGCACGCTCGCCGGGCCGCGGTTCAGCGCGCTGGGCCGGCTGGCCACGCACGTCGTCGCCCCGCGGCTGGGCATGCCGCGCTTCGTGCCCGGGCCGCCCAAGCGCTTCGCGCAGAGCATCGGCCTCGTGCTGACCACGGTCGCCGCCGTGACCGCGTACGCCGGCGTCGCCGTCCTGCCGTCCGTCCTCGTCGCCGTGCTGCTCGTCTTCGCCCTGCTCGAGTCGGTGCTCGGCTTCTGCGCCGGCTGCTGGGTCTTCGGCCGCCTGATGCGCCTGGGCGTCATCCCCAGCACCGTCTGCGAGGAGTGCGCGAACGTGCAGAAGCGGTACGCCGCGAGCGCTGCCTGACAAGACGCTCCCTGAGCCTGTCGAACGGCCCCGAACGGGTTGGCGTCTCCTCGACATGGGCGAGGACGCCGACCTCTACGCCCTTCGACGAGCTCAGGGAGCGCTCTCGAGCTAGCGCCTAGAGGTACTGCCCGGTGTTGGTGACCGTATCGATCGAGCGGCCGGCCTGGGTGCCCTTCTTCGAGCTGATCAGCGTCCGGATGAAGACGATGCGCTCGCCCTTCTTGCCGCTGATCTTGGCCCAGTCGTCCGGGTTGGTCGTGTTGGGCAGGTCCTCGTTCTCGGCGAACTCGTCGACGCACGCCTGGAGCAGGTGGCCGATCCGGATGCCCTTCACGCCGGTGTCGAGCAGGTCCTTGATCGCCATCTTCTTGGCGCGGTCGACGATGTTCTGCACCATGGCGCCGGAGTTGAAGTCCCGGAAGTACAGGATCTCCTTGTCCCCACCGGCGTAGGTGACCTCGAGGAACTGGTTCTCCTCGGTGTCGGTGTACATCCGCTCGACCGTGCGCTCGATCATCCCGCGCACGGTGCGCTCGGCGTCGCCGGCGAACTCGTCGAGGTCCTCGGTGTGCAGCGGCAGCGACGGCAGCAGGTACTTGCTGAAGATGTCGCGCGCGGCCTCGGCGTCGGGACGCTCGATCTTGATCTTCACGTCCAGGCGGCCCGGTCGCAAGATCGCCGGGTCGATCATGTCCTCGCGGTTGGACGCGCCGATGATGATCACGTTCTCGAGGCCCTCGACGCCGTCGATCTCGCTCAGCAGCTGCGGGACGATCGTGTTCTCCACGTCGGAGGAGACGCCGGTGCCGCGGGTGCGGAAGAGCGAGTCCATCTCGTCGAAGAAGACGATCACCGGCATGCCGTCGGAGGCCTTCTCACGGGCGCGCTGGAAGACCAGCCGGATGTGGCGCTCGGTCTCGCCGACGTACTTGTTGAGCAGCTCGGGGCCCTTGATGTTGAGGAAGAAGCTGCGCCCCTCGACGCCGGTCTTCTCCGTCACGCGCTTGGCCAGCGAGTTGGCCACCGCCTTGGCGATCAGCGTCTTGCCGCACCCGGGCGGGCCGTAGAGCAGGATCCCCTTGGGCGCCTTGAGCTGGTGCTCGGCGAAGAGGTCCTTGTGCAGGAAGGGCAGCTCGACCGCGTCGCGGATCGCCTCGATCTGACCGCCGAGCCCCCCGATCACCGAGTAGTCGATGTCGGGCACCTCCTCGAGGACGAGCTCCTCGACCTCGAGCTTGGGCACGCGCTCGTACGCGAAGTGCACGCGCCGGTCGATGAGCAGCGAGTCACCGGCCCGGATCGGGCCCTCCTGCAGCCGGGTGGCGAGGCGGACGACGCTCTCCTCGTCCCCGTGGCCGACCACGAGCGCGCGCTCGCCGCCCTCCAGGACCTCCTTGAGGGTGGCGATCTCGCCGACCTCGTCGAAGTCCAGGGCCCGCACGACGTTCATGGCCTCGTTGACCATGACCTCGCGGCCGGGCTCGAGGGCCTCCAGGTCGACGTCGGGACTGACGCTCACGCGCATCTTGCGGCCCGAGGTGAAGATGTCGGCCGTCCGGTCCTCCGCGGCGGCGATGAACACCCCGAAGCTCGCCGGCGGCTGCGCCAGCCGGTCGACCTCGCCCTTGAGCGTGACGATCTGGTCGCGGGCCTCGCGCAGCGTGGCCGCGAGTCGCTCGTTGTTGGCCGTCGTCGTGCGCGCCTCGGCGCGCGCGTCGGTCAGCCGCCGTTCGAGGACCGCCAGGTCGTGCGGGTGGGCCGAGACCCTCTCGCGGAGCCGGGCGAGCTCCTCGCGGAGCGCACCGATCTGGACGAGCAGGGACTCGCGGTCCTCGTAGGACGAACCACCGAGGCCAGAGCCGTAGCTGGAACCGGACATGCCGCCACCTCCTTGCGGCGAGGCTACCCGCGGGCGGAACCCTCGGCGGGTGCCGCTGCGCGGGGGCCCGTGTAATCCTCGCCATAGGCCCCCGGCGCCGGTCGCCGCTTGCGGGCGGGAGCGGTGAAGCCGGGCGCCATCCGCCGCGCGCTGACCAGGAAGCCGGTGTGGCCGACCATGTCGTGGCGCGGGCGCACGGCCAGCCCCTCGGCGTGCCAGGCGCGCAGCAGCGTCTCGGTCGCCTCGGGCTCGGTGAAGCCGCCGTGCACGCGCAGCGTCTCCACCGTCCTCGCCAGCTGCGTCGTCGTCGCGACGTAGGCGAGCAGCACCCCGCCCGGCACGAGCCGCTCGGCGAGGGCGTCCACGCACTCCCAGGGCGCCAGCATGTCGAGCACGACGCGGTCGACCGGCCGCGGCTCGGGCTCGGCCTCGAGCTGCTCCACGAGGTCGCCGACCGTCAGGTCCCAGGCTTCCGGCGCGGAGCCGAAGAAGGACTCGACGTTGCGCCGGGCCTGCGCGGCGAAGTCGTCGCGCCGCTCGTACGAGCGCACCGACCCGGTCGGCCCGACGGCCCGCAGCAGGCTGCAGGTCAGCGCCCCCGAGCCCGCACCGGCCTCGACCACCCGCGCGCCCGGGAACACGTCGCAGGCCATCAGGATCTGCGCGGCGTCCTTGGGGTAGATCACGGCGGCCCCGCGCGGCATCGTCACGGTGAACTCGTTGAGCAGGGGCCGCAGCGCCAGGAAGGCGGTGCCGCCGACCGAGGTGACGACGACGCCCTCGGGCCCGCCGATCAGCGCGTCGTGGCTGACGCCGCCCTTCGTCGTGTGGAAGGTGCCGCCCTCGGCGAGCAGCACCGAGTGGCGCCGGCCCTTCGGGTCGGTGAGCGTGATCCGCTCCCCCGCGCGCAGCGGCCCGATGCGGACGCCGGAGGGCACCGGCGCCGGCTGCGGGGTGTCGACGGTGGTCACGGCGTCGGTCACGGCGTCGGTCACGGCGTCGGTCGTGGCGCCGTCCGCGGTCCCGGCGCTCACGCCGTGATCCCGAAGAGGCCGAGCTGCCAGCCGGGTCCGTACGAGCCGCCGTTGATGTCGGCGCCCGCCCGCACCCAGACGGTCTCGTCGGACTGGCTGATCGGCAGCAGCACGAGGTCGCTCGCCGCCTGGCGCTGGAGGGTGCTCAGCAGCCGCGCCGAGGCCGTGTCGTCGGTGGTGGCGACGTAGGAGTTCCGGGTCGCCTCGACCGCGTTGGCCGCGGCGGGCAGCGGGTCGTCGACGTAGGCCTGCAGCCACGCCAGGGGCGTGGAGGTCCAGGCCTTGCGGTCGACGAGGACGAGGTCGGCGTCGGAGCGGCCCGGCGCCAGGCGCACGCTCAGGCCGCCGGTGTCCTCGAGCCGGTTGCGCACCGTGTCGGCGAGGTCCCGCGCGTTGGGCGCCGTCTCGTCGTACGCGAGCGTCAGGTTGATGCGGTTCTTCCAGGTCACCTTGGGCT from Microlunatus sagamiharensis includes the following:
- a CDS encoding DUF4395 domain-containing protein; this translates as MRELLSFPNPVNELAARTVAAGVAVLAALSLVTGWRWLLVLLAVGFLARTLAGPRFSALGRLATHVVAPRLGMPRFVPGPPKRFAQSIGLVLTTVAAVTAYAGVAVLPSVLVAVLLVFALLESVLGFCAGCWVFGRLMRLGVIPSTVCEECANVQKRYAASAA
- the arc gene encoding proteasome ATPase, whose translation is MSGSSYGSGLGGSSYEDRESLLVQIGALREELARLRERVSAHPHDLAVLERRLTDARAEARTTTANNERLAATLREARDQIVTLKGEVDRLAQPPASFGVFIAAAEDRTADIFTSGRKMRVSVSPDVDLEALEPGREVMVNEAMNVVRALDFDEVGEIATLKEVLEGGERALVVGHGDEESVVRLATRLQEGPIRAGDSLLIDRRVHFAYERVPKLEVEELVLEEVPDIDYSVIGGLGGQIEAIRDAVELPFLHKDLFAEHQLKAPKGILLYGPPGCGKTLIAKAVANSLAKRVTEKTGVEGRSFFLNIKGPELLNKYVGETERHIRLVFQRAREKASDGMPVIVFFDEMDSLFRTRGTGVSSDVENTIVPQLLSEIDGVEGLENVIIIGASNREDMIDPAILRPGRLDVKIKIERPDAEAARDIFSKYLLPSLPLHTEDLDEFAGDAERTVRGMIERTVERMYTDTEENQFLEVTYAGGDKEILYFRDFNSGAMVQNIVDRAKKMAIKDLLDTGVKGIRIGHLLQACVDEFAENEDLPNTTNPDDWAKISGKKGERIVFIRTLISSKKGTQAGRSIDTVTNTGQYL